gggttctCGTTTGCATctccacacggcggcggccccagccgcgccgccgccttcgccgctgcgTACTGGCGCTCGTCGTCGAAGAAGGCCCCCATCCCGGTGTGGTACCAGTACTCGCCCACCCGTCCCTCGCGCCGCGAGTACCCGCCACGGCGGGTCCGCGACATCGGTAGTCGCGAGGAGACGGCGGGCcagcctccgccggcggcggcggcggcgacgatggcgccgTGGCTGGTGACGACAACGACGCGGCACGGCGCCCGGCAGATGCAGCAGCGGCGGTTGTTCTGGAAGACGCGGATGTGGAGGGCGCATCCGGCGCAGACGTCGCCGT
The window above is part of the Oryza sativa Japonica Group chromosome 7, ASM3414082v1 genome. Proteins encoded here:
- the LOC136357522 gene encoding uncharacterized protein codes for the protein MPPLDGNGGAGAAGDHSHDVVIDVGGATTSSCVVCMEPLEWAAIGPCGHGDVCAGCALHIRVFQNNRRCCICRAPCRVVVVTSHGAIVAAAAAGGGWPAVSSRLPMSRTRRGGYSRREGRVGEYWYHTGMGAFFDDERQYAAAKAAARLGPPPCGDANENPPPPPPPPPPTTTTRTRTGVSNSDGQGSLLTQREKMEALVFILVVVVILVVMAFV